One region of Camelina sativa cultivar DH55 chromosome 6, Cs, whole genome shotgun sequence genomic DNA includes:
- the LOC104793812 gene encoding uncharacterized protein LOC104793812, translating into MGVTPEQLKPESRTLTGYDGVAKLSMGDVKLQVRAGGLSRKTKFAVIDAPPVYNAILGVPWIYAMQAVPSTYHLCLKFPTTTGICKLYGDQRVARTCSVIEKKQRKTEDV; encoded by the coding sequence ATGGGTGTCACACCGGAACAACTGAAACCCGAATCTCGAACATTGACGGGCTATGATGGGGTCGCCAAACTTTCAATGGGCGACGTAAAACTGCAAGTACGAGCCGGCGGATTGTCCCGGAAGACTAAGTTCGCAGTCATCGACGCGCCTCCTGTCTACAACGCCATTTTGGGGGTACCATGGATATACGCGATGCAGGCCGTACCATCGACctatcacctctgcctcaagttcccAACCACCACAGGAATTTGCAAACTTTATGGTGACCAGAGGGTAGCCCGAACATGCTCTGTTAtcgagaagaagcagaggaagactGAGGATGTGTAG